A window of Sphaeramia orbicularis chromosome 8, fSphaOr1.1, whole genome shotgun sequence genomic DNA:
TTTGTCCCACTTTTATTGATGCTTatttatggtcttttttttttttttttttttttaaaggaattatttgtcttgttttgcattttctttgATGGCTGTGTTTTGAGACATATTTCTGCAAAGTTAAAGTGaagttaaaaaattaaatgtagcaTCACTTCTctttttgaattttatttatttatttatttatttatttatttatttatttattataaggaGGCCAGTTCGACCATAGTTTAGGATAAAATACACAACCTATCATTTAAATAACATCACCAAGTTCAAGCCCTCAATTAATTCAAGCACACTGAGCACATTATATCGCTAAATATATTATTTTATCAATGAATCCAAAAAGTCTCGACCTTGTGATTTTTTTCCGTCaatttttaaaatacatgtttccgGGACTTGTGTTTCACCCGGACCGTTTTATGTGAAGGACTGTCAACAAACAAGATGGCGGCGGTCTGTACGTAGCGGTATATACTTGAGAAAAGGTGAAAGCTAGTGCTGGCGGTTTTAAAGGTAAAAACTGGGTTTTAACTCGCTTATCTtgtgtatttactgatgttaTAGAGTTGAACgtaattattgtattatttagcCTCTGGTGACTTACTAAGGTTAACTTTAAGCACTTTTCGGTGGTGAATTTGTTAGATTTTAAGTGCATTTTAGCACAAATATTAAAGGAGGTTGTCATTTTCTAACGGTAAGGTTCATTCACTGTATCTTTTCTTACCATGGCTAGTGTAGTTTTTATATACGCTTGTTAAGTGGCATTTCTAGCTCTGAAATCGATGTAATTGTCGCCTCAGGCTGTCTGTTCCGCCACAGTAACACAACCCAAACTCAATATTTGAAGGACACGAAAGGAGGGCAGCCGCTGAAAATGCGACTATTAGCATTCCGACTGTCGCCAAAGCCTCTTTTAACATCACCTTTTACAGTTTGATATTGTCTCCGAATGATAAGGATCAGATTTATAAGTCGGCCTCTAGTGAGTACAGCTGTTTATGAGAGAACTTCTACTTTTGGGGTTTCTGTTCAGTGTATTATCCAGTAGAAGTATCTGTGTGGTGCTTTGTTTCTAATAAGAACTGTCATTATCAGGCCATTGTTCTTTTATTGGGTGATCATCACATCATCTACTTGTCATAACCTAtgaattatatttttttaatcctcTTGAATGATGTGATGTTAACCTTTTTCttctaactttaaccctttcatgcatgaattacgagaactttaatcaagattttttttttcttgagtgcttttatttcctttaggcatgaaacaaaaaaaacaatgcgattgatttttttatgaacctatttttcatggagttaaaaaaaaacatccactctgctggacaccatgtgcttcattttagaaacaaagaaacatgtatttactgatctactgtgtgaaaactatgacataaaaaattttttaatgctgctaatctgatgttttctcacattttaacatactctaatactcgctagctattactcacttcatggagataatatacaaaaaaaaacaaaaaaaaactgttcattacagtctatttttatttattttatttttattttacctttatttaaccaagaaatcCCACTGacattaggaatctcttttacaagggagacctggccaaggtagcagccatacaaagtccaaacaacataaaacacacacatgagacACAATTCACAATAAAACAGATTAACTATTCAACCtaagtctaataacagttagcaatttttcacactcaaacatgttagtgcagatcgggtttatctagaacagcaaagttacagtaacggtctgaatgtcagtgtatgtgatggtgcataagtgtccactgtgttgggtgatatggaactgaaacaaaacccatgaatatacaagagaacagctgcagaagaactgtccactgtagtgaccactgtgcatgaaagggttacatgaTCATTTTGTTCTTCTGCAGGTACAAAGTAAATGCATTTGCACCTTTACTACATCTTTACTTGttggtaatgaatgaatgaattacttGTTTATTATAATTTTGAAGCTATAATACTGAGGGGTACGACCAGTGATTATTTTAGGGGCTGATGAATCattttatctaaaaaatattagaaaatgttgaaaaaggaCGTCTTTAATTAATGTTCCAATTACTGTCACAGAGGAGGAAGACACAAGAAAATATTCACGTTTAAGAATCAGAGAATGTTTACTTTTTCTTCTTTGAAAAAGTGCTCAAAGTGATTATCAGTTATCAAAATAGTTAGAGattaatttagcaaaaacaaCATCCAGATTTACAAGTACAAACCACAGACCTTGCCCTTTTTCTaagatacatttttttgttgatacTTGATACAaattgacctgttttttttttttttttttttttttttttttttatctgctcaGACCCTCAGAGTTGAGCTTCGGGCTGAACTCTTCTCTGCAGTGAAGTCATGGTGCTGAAGATCTTCTTCCCTCAGTGCTGTAACCGGGCCGACAGTGGGCTGCTGGTGGGACGATGGATCACCGGACACGACTCGGCGGTGGTTCTGGCCGTCATCCACTACCCTTTCATCCCCAGCCAGGTCAAACAGTATGTCCAGCAGGTGAGTGACACTTAAAATGAAACACTGGGTTCCACTTGTTATCTGCTCatactggttttattattattattatatcagtaaGGCTGTTTGATATCACCAGGCCCCTGATATCAGTCATGTCATATCCAGATAACAAAACATAACACAGTGAAGCACCAAGAGACATATTGTCATAAAGAGTGTGATCTGTTACTCAGTGGAATAATCACCAGAGCAGAATGTGAGTCGTATATCTATCGACTTATCAAGTAGCCTTAATTTTATGTGTTTGCATATATTTATTTACCTGTTTCTGTCTCACTTTTTAAATATAAATCAAACtaaattttcattttctttttaagcCTCCAGGGGTTTTATGTTCAATCCAATTGTAAACTGAAAATGTTAGCTCATAATCAGAATTTTGTTactattttatgacattttactGCAGGATGTTGGCTCTTAACTGCTAAAATATTCTAAGTGATATGATAATCTTTACCTTCAGAGATGCGTACAGAGTTATGTTTGTAGAttattttctcaatgttttactagttatgtgtttttttaaatcgatTTAGGGACAATCCTTTGAAAATCTGATATATTTCTCAGCTTCTCTTACATATGAAACTCACCTTTAAATACACTGTTCTGGTGTGTGTGCAGATGCAGGCTCAGAGCCGGGTCGAACTGTCAGTGCTCGGGTCCTGGAGTTTACCCAAAGAGGGTCAGGAGGGCATGGAGAGCTTCCTCCGGGACCTGAGCACCATCTTCCCCCAAGAACGCTGGCTTCAGATCAGCCGACAAATGGGCAAGATGGGCTTCACCTGCCAGGTCCTGGACCGGGATCAGAGTAAGACCAGACCCCCTGGAACATGTGGGGGTCCCTAGAGCTCAGGGTCGGGGACTGATGGGATATGTTATAGTCACATTTGAACTTTCAGTTTCAACTTTTACATGTCAGTTTAGATGAATACGTAGTTATTTTGAGGTTTCGGAGGGTTTTTTTCATTGCACTGGTTCAGTTTCATCGTTGATTGTGTCTTTCTTTGTTGGTTTTTTATAGTAACAATCATCAGCAAACACAGACAAATGTGGTTCCAAAAACAGTATACGTCCAAACTAGTATATGCTTTTCTAAACACTATTTCTGTGGTGACCAAGAAAACATGCAAAGAGATGAAGCACACGAAAATTAAGTAAACTTTGTTGTTGGATTCATACAGTTTCATTAATTTGCTAGTGCTTCATCTGTTTGCATGTTTAGAAGCTCCCAACAGGTACAGTAAGTCGTGAAATAGGTttggttgatttaaaacaatcTTTATATGCCTGCcctatatatattttacatgcaACACAAACTGAAATTCACTCtccacattttttcttttcactgtTGGTCCAGGGAATCAAACCATTTACAAGCCAGTTCTCCAACCTTTAGCTCCCAAATATTCATTCCCATACTGGGAGTCAAACCCGGGGTGTCTGGGTGAAAACCAGGAAGCTAAACCGCTAGACTATATGGTAACACTTATGAAAACGAAGCAAATATGACagaatgtatcaaatatgattcacTCAACCATTTTATTTAAGGTCCTATGTCAATAAAATACATAGAAGACAAAACAAAGTGGATTTGACTTGAGATTCTATTCAGTTGTAATTCatcttgcatttttcattgtatttttatttcactttcatAGTTTTTAATATGACTTctgttaattaattttttttactagTTGTAACAGAATATTTAGAGCTTTTTAATCACTGACAGTAGgagttaaatgtgttttttgttctgtcaGATGGAAAAGTAGTGCAGCGggcagtaaaaaaagaaaagaaggaagtgAAGGATGATAATGAGGgtgaagaggaacaggaggagaaggaagaggaggaggagaaggtgaTCTTCATCCACTACGAGCAGAGGAAGGTGATGCTGTCAGAGCTTCATCGTATCGAGAACGGCATCCCCGCCCCCAAAGCCGATCCACCGTCTGAGCTGAGCCAGGTACGAGACGCAGAAACACAGAGTTTTGTGTATGTTTCATTTTTGACTGAATGTGTAAAAAGAAAAGTCTGAGCTTTGATTTCATTCCATTTCTCCTCCAGATGTTTGAGACGGTGGCGAACAGTCAGCCTCTGTTCTTCATGGATAAATACGACGACGGGCCGCTGAAGTCGACTCACTGGCAGTCTGAGGGCCGCGAGGCCAGCATCATCGTAGAGCTGCTCAAACAGGCATCCGTCCCGCTGTGTCTGCTCATCAGCTGGATGCTCtccatctggacctggatctgtAATCTACGGTGAGAAGAGGAACAAAGACCTACGACCCAGAAGCACCTTCAGATCTGTAACTGTGACTCTGAGGAGGACGGCTCAGTTAGGAAAGATTTAGTTAAACAACAGATGGGAAaggctagattagattagattagtagagtagagtagagtagattagattagattagagtagagtagagtagagtagagtagattacatgagagtagattagattagatagaactttattgatcccttgtgCAGAACCCCCAgcaaattaaggttccagtagcagcacaacacttaatgtttaatatagaagaaatattacaagacaataaagaaaagaaaatagtaatgataaataagtataaaaacagtactgaaaaacaggcaactgcacattagaaagtactaatAATAAACAAAGTTTTAATAAGGTAATCATGTAGTGTTATAATctgccctatatatatatatatatatatatatatatatatatatatatatatatatatatatagtttaataatagaACAACTTCTCAtaattattagattagattaaattagattaaattaaattagatgagattagattcgatagaactttattgatcccttgtgCAGAATCCCCAgcaaattaaggttccagtagcagcacaacactgaatgttgaatatatataagaaatattacaagacaaaaaaggaaataaaatagtaatgataataataagtataagTATAAAAATAGCACTGAAAACAGGCaactgcacattagaaagtactaagAATAAACAAAGTTATAATGAGGTAATCATGTAATGTTATAATatgctatacatatatatatatatatatatatatatatatatatatatatatatatatatgtgtgtgtgtgtgtgtgtatatatatgtatgtatatgtatatatgtgtgtgtgtgtgtgtgtatatatgtatgtatatgtataagagagagagagagtttaatAATAGAAGAACTACTCataattattaaattatattaaatcaaattaaacaaaattagattagattaaattaggaaaaaatctgattttgactgaaacgATGCAGAACACAGAgggtagtattataataaatggtgataaatcacctcagAAAGGTTACATTTAGAGTAAAATAGTCATATGTGAACTTCCACagaaggagcactgggtctttaagggttaattagagAATGGAGCCACATGTTGGTGTGATGGCGGATGTCCTGATACTTTTATCTGTAGAATCTACATCAGCGCTTCAGTCACACATGTTTCCTCCTCAGGATCTTCAGTCTGTACCCGGTTCGCTTCCTCTCGTCCAAACTGTCCACATGCGTCCAGCTGAGCTACAGAACCGAACACATGAGGGCGCTGTGTTCGCCGAAAGCGGCCGCCGGACACACACAGTTCATGAGGTGAGACGACCTTTGACCTGACAGTTCAACCGCTGAAGGTGTTGATGTTGTCTGTCTAACGTAGCTGTCCGTCTGTAGAAAAGCCAACATCCTGGTGTCCTTCCTGGTGGACGTGGCTCTTGGGGTCTTACTCATGTCGTGGCTCTACAGAGACGACCACATCACAGCGTTAGCCAACACCCTGGTACCTGCAGCAGATGTAAGaacacctgtacctgtacctgtacgcCACAGCCAATGCAAAAAGTACAATGAAGATAtgatcaaggatgttaaagtaaaggttcaggttccacatacagacaatatGATCTAAAAAAGGTCTGACCAGtaagatactattataataaataatgacacatacacatttttccctttgttttagtgtaaagttaGATGAcaatagttacatttacaaactatccttccataaaaaattgaataacttgaacaaatatgaacaacatcaaATGTTTTAAGAAATCTAAGTTAAATTTAACTTAATTTTGTTAATATTTCTCaagtttttgttcatatttgtgcatgttttgttgttattgcttattctgatcatatttgttgactttttgttattttttttgttgatttctcttcattttgttcacgTTTCTCAAATTTCTATTAATTTTTGTcaagttttgttcttgttattatttattttgttcatatttcttgtttttttttgttattttttttctgttaattgtgttcattattcttaaatttctcaaaactgctgAATGTTTTTGTAttggtagatccactgtgatctttaagttgtaatgcacatgtgtaaatgataaactgaggcagaatattgttaaaattacacttatttaatttaagaaatttcaggtttgcTTGTGggtgttcctgttattcacattttttaaaggatagattttagatggaaacattttcaacttttttcactcttaaacacagagaaacatttggacattatttattccaactttattttcctggtccagcccacttcagatcacatggggctgaatgtggcccttgaactaaagtGACTTTAACACATCTGCTTTACAGCACGTGGCCAAAGAGCTGGAGGAGCTGCTGCAGTGGCTGATGGGAGCTCCTGCAGGGCTGAAGATGAACCGGGCCCTGGACCAGGTCCTGGGTCGCTTCTTTCTCTACCACATTCACCTGTGGATCAGTGAGTTACAGCACACACCCACACTGTGGACATGTGTATTAGAGTGGCCTCTAGTGGCTTTAAAGAGCATTACCCTCCAGTGTACAGATGATTTATGCACCATAATACAGTGGGATGGGTTCAATAATGATAATGGGTTATTAAATATGCATGAATATTATGCTGTTTTAATAACATCCTGCTGAATTGCTTTTACAGTTTCCTGTATATAAGCAGTTTTAACTTGTTAAGATCCTCAACAACGACCAAGACCTGTGTTAGTGTCTGATGAGGCCTTGTCTTTGAGGAGAGAATTTagcctttttctgtttctgtttacaAGATAATATTATCAGGTCTCTGATGTCTTTACCAGAAAATAGACCAAGTATGATTATTGTAATAAACTATGAACTAAATATTTATTTGACAGAGTTGTACTGATATGCCAATGATAAAcaatgttgattgaagttcaggtcgtagattattccagacatttggtccaccatattttaCAGAATattgactgacagaagttcgacAGTACGGAAGATCAAATTGGCTTGAGTATCGtttaggataattgtgaataacagaataCAACATAAAGAAGTTCcggaaaactttgggaagaatatgagttaagtgaccatatttggacatgaaaaGACAGATCTGGTaaatgttcacatcaaaaactgaaagaagtttgaatttttggaaaagaggagcatgagtggagtctcttagaaaagctgatcattcttaaacattttttttgaattaggagaatcttattgagataagtGGGACAGGTAACAGTATTGCAAtgaataatgtaaggataaattaagcaataataaaagtcaagaaacagaaatgatttatcaatgaacagACTGTTCAAAATGGGATAAAAagcttaaaagaaaaaacgaaaggggaaaaaaagaaagaaagaaaaagaaaacaaaaaatatggatttttttttttttaaggtgcgtgctggaaaaatatgaaaatgacccttaaaagtgcttgaatttgaccttggaaAATGTGTATGAATCCtgatatgtgtggtcattagaactttctAAACCAACAAATCTAGTGTTGGAGTAGGACTTCTACACAGTACCACATATGTGTCTTTGCATCTGTTGGTTAAACCTCTGTGTCCTCCGTGTGCTCTCAGGTTACATCCACCTCATGTCCCCGTTCATCGAGGGGATCCTGTGGTACGGaggtctgtctgcctgcctgggCTTGACCTTTGCCCTCTCGCTGCTCTCTGACATGGTGGCCCTGCTCACCTTCCACATCTACTGTTTCTACGTCTACGGAGCCAGGTGAGACCCCAGGTTGAACATGGGAACGCTGCGCATTAGTACAAAAAACACCAAATGTTTTCTGACTTCAGGGCTTACAGGTGCTGTGTTCTGTTGCTAGGCAGGTTTCATAAACATTGACCAATCAGAACAGAACAGGCTTTAAAGTGGACGGAGCAGCTTTATGTTCTGTATACAGTCTGTTATCTACATCCAGGACTGAACACACCATAAATGAGTGAAGGTTTGGTTTGAAATGTGCAGAAAATATTGTTGAGAATCTCGGATTTCCACATAAAAGCTCATTTAACTAAGAAAAATATCATTACAGCGGATGATCAAAGTCACTCATATTTCCTCCAGAGGGCAGACTTTCCCATGTGTTTCTTTAGTAATGTGGtactaaaacactaaaacatgctttttgggctgaaaatgaaattaaaaatccTTCATCATCTCTTAAAATCATCCAGAGCTTTCCCACTCTGACGCCAATATAGAGTCCACTGTTTGGATCAGTTTACATCATGAAATTTGCATTAAAAAGAAAGCAATATTAACACCTAGAATCCAAGATGTTCACTAGATTTAATTTTCCAGTGGGGAAATGAAACTGAAGCTATCTGAGTAGTGTAAAGAGTCTGCAGGACATCTTAgacccactgttacttttgtggtctctagttaacctttcttaagtgattatcaccatttattataatattatcctctatattatgcgtttcttcaataaaactcaagtatttttttccatatttaatttactaatcatgtagatgttcataaaatctcagattaaagtaaattgtcataatatcagaaacagaaaaattaagaaaaagtgactttttcaccaaatatctcattaactgaacataaacccagtgtgttcatccactgtcattgatccaactccatgggttttactggtgaatcagtgttatagaagatgacggtgtttccacggtaactacagagtctctgaacgtccaaatgggtcatatttaatgaccatgaaaagatgaaaaactgtattttactcagtttagttacatggattgataggattaatggatcagaggtGATTAAagattttatattggtagatgattttggtcgccagtggttgtttgggtctttataggttaataaaataaaaatgtaataaaaaaaaaacaaccttaaagggctcatatttgctAAACCCTTCAtaaggtttgaatttgaaccctccagattctgcaaagctatctttatattaattttggcaaaaatccagtggatttctacaagctgttttaattccttcttaatttgttacattttataactagtttcatcacaatatttgcacatataaggtcaagacttctgacgaacatttccccGAGTACGACatagttgtttatcagcagcagcgtttgtagttaaaactgaaaatatgtccaaacttcgagctgattacttaaaatgttcagttgtcggttgtattaatgaacacaagtgtctgaacgggacagaaagcatggtcaacaatctggaggggcggggcctgaagtgtctcatttgcatttaaagggccagcgctcaaaaccacctttctggtgtcattactcagaaatagtgttgaagatggacctgtggagttgaattaacgaaGAATTCAGAACCAAgtgtagtatttacagtttatgtagaccacagggaaatgtttgaaaatgcataattccatttaaaaaagcaaaatatcacccctttaatgCTTAGAGACAAAGTTTCCTATAAACATCCACTGGTATCACCATTAGATCTTTCCATTATATcagttatttagttagttttgataAATCCCACATGAATTTGGTTCAGTCAGGTGCTGCACTCAAGCCTTTAAAAGTAGAAAGTCTTGGAAATAATTGATGTTCTAAGTAAGATTTAGCTGTGATTGTCCTAAAATAGACATAAATAATTTCACTGAGTGGGTTCTTGGAAAATAGAGAACAGACGTGTGCTTTAGGAGATGAGCCAGAGAATAAACAAAAGCCAGCAGCAGCACTCTTTAATTCAGCCGTGCATGCGTTACATTATTCAGTGGTGAAAACGCAGAGAGCACCAGTGTTATTATCCAGTTCTGACTGGTATTACAACACATACTTGCAGAGCAGGATGTTTCAAGTGACGTCACTGTTGCACAACGGACGGCTGCAGAAAATAACGTGAGGTGGTATGGTCTTTCAGCTGCTTCTGTTTATTcagacctctgtgtgtgtgtttggtggaaAGTGGGAGAGAATTTCAGACACTTGTCCACTTGTCAACAGTAGGAGACGAAAAAAAAGACCATGACTCATCAGGCAGGATGATGCAAACTGCTGGAAaagaatagggctgtgtatcggcaagaatctggtgatatgatacaa
This region includes:
- the LOC115424080 gene encoding LOW QUALITY PROTEIN: phosphatidylinositol N-acetylglucosaminyltransferase subunit Q-like (The sequence of the model RefSeq protein was modified relative to this genomic sequence to represent the inferred CDS: inserted 2 bases in 1 codon) produces the protein MVLKIFFPQCCNRADSGLLVGRWITGHDSAVVLAVIHYPFIPSQVKQYVQQMQAQSRVELSVLGSWSLPKEGQEGMESFLRDLSTIFPQERWLQISRQMGKMGFTCQVLDRDQNGKVVQRAVKKEKKEVKDDNEGEEEQEEKEEEEEKVIFIHYEQRKVMLSELHRIENGIPAPKADPPSELSQMFETVANSQPLFFMDKYDDGPLKSTHWQSEGREASIIVELLKQASVPLCLLISWMLSIWTWICNLRIFSLYPVRFLSSKLSTCVQLSYRTEHMRALCSPKAAAGHTQFMRKANILVSFLVDVALGVLLMSWLYRDDHITALANTLVPAADHVAKELEELLQWLMGAPAGLKMNRALDQVLGRFFLYHIHLWISYIHLMSPFIEGILWYGGLSACLGLTFALSLLSDMVALLTFHIYCFYVYGARLYCLKIYGLSSLWRLFRGKKWNVLRQRVDSCSYDLDQLFIGTLLFTVLXFLLPTTALYYLVFTLPY